The DNA sequence CTTTCTCGGCGATGACGCCCTCGCCCATGAGCCAGCCGCTCTTGAGGAGGTTGTCTTTCGGATATCTGGCGACGATCCGGTAGCCGTCGGGAAGTCCCGGCTCGATCCCTCGCTGGCGCTCGAATCGCGTCGGCTCGCGGCCCACGTCGAAAGCGGGGCTGCGGGCGAAGAACGCCGCCGCCTTTCCCGCCATGCCCCAGGCGAGGGGGTGGGTGTTGTCCACGTCGAGGTTCAGGATCGTTCCCGGAATGAAGAATTTCGATTCGTCCTCCCCTCTGGTCACGTCGCGCACTGCCAGGCCGAAGCTCGTCACCGGTAGCTCGGTAGCGCTGTCCATGGCGACGAGGGTTCCTCCCGACGACGCAAAACGATAGAGGTTGTACACCCCCTCGGGCGTCATGCCGCCGGTATACTCGGCAGGCATCGTGCCCTCGTCGAGCCCGCTGAGCATGCTCGAGAGTCCGGCGTCGGGGAGCACGATCACGTCGAAACGCGCCTCGAGATTCCCCGCCCGAACGTCATCGTCGTGGATGGTCGTGAACGGGAAATCGAATTGCTCGAGCACCCAGCGAGTCCATCCTTCGTCGATGTTCCCGCCCCACGCCTGATAGATGGCGATGCGAGAGGGACGCAGCGGCACGACGTCCGCGGGAGATTCGTCCAGCGCTCGTGCCTTGAGTCCGAGCTCCTTCGCCAGGGCTTCGACCCGTTCGCGTGAGGCCTGGACGACGAAGGCACCTGGGGGCCAATCGAAGAGACTCTGTTTCGTCCGGCCGACGGAGGCACCGCTTTTCATCAGCCGATTGATCGCGGTGAACGCATCGTTCGCCCGAGGATCCAGCGCATAGCCGAAACTTCCCCGACGATCCACGCCGCCCTCGGGCACCGGCGCCCAATCGACGGTTTCCGTCTCCACCTCCACCGCGTACTCGACCTTTTCCACGGAAACGCCCATTTGATAGGGAAGGGTCCAGCCGGTGATGTCGTAGGGGCGCTCGGGCGGACCGCCCGGATAGAGCCGACGGTCGGGATAGCTCTGAGGGTTCAACAGATCCGTCAAGTGCGCGCGGAAGGGCTGGGCGCCCCGAACGAGAAACGTCCCCGCCCGGTACTCTCTTCCGCCAGCTGCGAATTCGGCGCTCGTCCGCTCGACTTCGATGCCACCTCTCCTGAGCACGTTCACGAGCTTGACCGCCGTGCCGGGATCCCACTGGCTCTCGTCGATGAGATAGGTCTCGCTCGCCCCCGCCTCGATGGCGTCCTGGCCCATCCGGTAAATGTCGTAGAGCCATTCCTCGCGTCGTTTCGCCCCGATATCGAGCACGGCCATCGAGCCGGTTTCCATATAGCCGCAACTGTCGCGGAATCGCCACGTCCCGCCGCGAAAGGGGTTCGGGTAGTACGTCGAGGGCGCGCTCGTCGATTCTCCGTTCGCAAAGGTCTTGGGGAACTCCTCGGGATCGTACTCGACCGTCATCGGGGACGAATGCCCCGTCTCCGTCAGGATCCCCACCATGTTGTGATAGTACGGGGCCGTTCTCATCCCACCGTTCCACCAGGTGTCGAACTGCAAGCGTGAGACCACCCCCATCTTCTTCTCCTGGTCGAAGCGTCTCGTCATGGCTTCGCCGACGAGGTTGATGCCTCGCATCACCAGCGGCGGAATGTTCGGGTTCATCGGATCCTCGAAAGGCGGAACGAAGATCCTCGCGGGGAATGGCGCCTCCTGGTGCTGGTTGTAGATGATCTGTGGAAACCATTCCTCATAGAGCTGGCGCGCGATATTCCGCGATTCGGGCTGATTGAACATGTACCAGTCGCGGTTGTTGTCGTGCCCC is a window from the Vicinamibacteria bacterium genome containing:
- a CDS encoding M14 metallopeptidase family protein, translating into MTFPLSLILAPAVLAIANVPTPASVLGFEPCDERQLATYEEIESYFRALDAASDRMNLYEIGETAEGRTMLMAVISSEANLARLDHFKSIAQRLALVRDLTDERARELAAEGKAVVWIDFGLHSTERAHAQTAPLMGYRAVTSETPEWQSIRDNVIFILIPNINPDGTTLVVDWYRKVKGTPYEESNPPELYQKYVGHDNNRDWYMFNQPESRNIARQLYEEWFPQIIYNQHQEAPFPARIFVPPFEDPMNPNIPPLVMRGINLVGEAMTRRFDQEKKMGVVSRLQFDTWWNGGMRTAPYYHNMVGILTETGHSSPMTVEYDPEEFPKTFANGESTSAPSTYYPNPFRGGTWRFRDSCGYMETGSMAVLDIGAKRREEWLYDIYRMGQDAIEAGASETYLIDESQWDPGTAVKLVNVLRRGGIEVERTSAEFAAGGREYRAGTFLVRGAQPFRAHLTDLLNPQSYPDRRLYPGGPPERPYDITGWTLPYQMGVSVEKVEYAVEVETETVDWAPVPEGGVDRRGSFGYALDPRANDAFTAINRLMKSGASVGRTKQSLFDWPPGAFVVQASRERVEALAKELGLKARALDESPADVVPLRPSRIAIYQAWGGNIDEGWTRWVLEQFDFPFTTIHDDDVRAGNLEARFDVIVLPDAGLSSMLSGLDEGTMPAEYTGGMTPEGVYNLYRFASSGGTLVAMDSATELPVTSFGLAVRDVTRGEDESKFFIPGTILNLDVDNTHPLAWGMAGKAAAFFARSPAFDVGREPTRFERQRGIEPGLPDGYRIVARYPKDNLLKSGWLMGEGVIAEKAAVVEAPLGDGRVVLLGFRVQHRGQSHQTYKLLFNALLGPGG